The following coding sequences lie in one Streptomyces sp. NBC_00510 genomic window:
- a CDS encoding YtxH domain-containing protein: protein MRYRLTFISGVAVGYVLGARAGRDRYEQLRKSAQRIAQNPAVRNTVESAGQAGRGAAVKAVDAVTAKVGDRLPPAVAERLRRVRGNGSAVEDDWGTSNT from the coding sequence ATGCGCTACCGGCTGACGTTCATCAGCGGGGTCGCCGTCGGGTACGTGCTCGGGGCGCGGGCCGGCCGCGACCGGTACGAGCAGCTGCGCAAGAGCGCCCAGCGCATCGCGCAGAACCCGGCGGTGCGGAACACCGTGGAGTCCGCGGGCCAGGCGGGCCGCGGGGCGGCCGTGAAGGCCGTGGACGCGGTGACCGCCAAGGTCGGGGACCGGCTGCCGCCGGCGGTCGCGGAGCGGCTGCGCCGCGTGCGCGGCAACGGCTCGGCGGTCGAGGACGACTGGGGCACCAGCAACACCTGA